One genomic segment of Belonocnema kinseyi isolate 2016_QV_RU_SX_M_011 chromosome 2, B_treatae_v1, whole genome shotgun sequence includes these proteins:
- the LOC117167333 gene encoding cuticle protein 65-like, which translates to MRVLVCLLFISVAFAAEEKAADKNVQKRGLVGFSLGGWDGGLGGYGHGAYGGYGGYGALDGGHGWANDHAKVITKTIVTTVPKPVAVAVPVDRPYPVKVPVAVPVPQPYPVVHTKTVHVPVDRPVHVPYPVKVPVHVPAPYPVKVAVPHAVPVAVPVLVKSHGHGGW; encoded by the exons ATGAGAGTCCTG gTTTGCTTGCTGTTTATCTCGGTGGCGTTTGCCGCAGAGGAAAAAGCAGCGGACAAGAATGTCCAAAAACGTGGTTTGGTTGGCTTCAGTCTGGGAGGATGGGATGGTGGTCTCGGTGGATATGGACATGGTGCATATGGTGGATATGGTGGATATGGTGCACTTGATGGTGGCCATGGATGGGCTAACGATCACGCCAAAGTCATTACTAAGACCATTGTCACCACTGTGCCAAAACCTGTTGCAGTTGCCGTCCCAGTTGACCGCCCATACCCCGTAAAg GTCCCAGTTGCTGTTCCAGTGCCGCAGCCCTACCCCGTGGTTCACACAAAGACAGTCCATGTCCCTGTTGACAGACCTGTCCATGTTCCATATCCAGTGAAGGTTCCAGTCCATGTCCCAGCTCCCTATCCAGTTAAg GTCGCCGTCCCTCATGCAGTTCCTGTCGCTGTTCCCGTTCTTGTCAAGAGTCACGGACACGGTGGCTGGTAA